A single region of the Plantactinospora soyae genome encodes:
- a CDS encoding rhamnogalacturonan lyase family protein — protein sequence MRISRHRTTLLAATTAAVLTATGAFTAVVASAAAAGCRVDYQVANEWQGGFGASVTLTNLGDPVTGWSLTWTYGAGQTVTQAWNATVGQSGSQVTATNVSYNGALATNAGVAFGFNGSWTSSNPVPTSFAMNGTTCTGSVGPTATTPGGPTTTPPVTTPPPTTPPVTTPPVTTPPPTNPPAGAKQMEDLDRGLVSVRSGSANLVSWRLLGTETSGVSFNLYRGSTLVNSTPITGATNYLDSGAAAGSAYTVRAVVNGTEQAASAPALQFGSGYLDVRLQVPPGGSTPSGEAYTYSANDASVGDLDGDGRYEIVVKWDPSNAKDNSQSGYTGNVYVDAYTLTGTRLWRIDLGRNIRAGAHYTQFQVYDYDGDGRAEVAMKTADGSRSGTGQLIGSSSADHRNSSGYVLAGPEFLTMFDGQTGAVLSTVNYEPARGTVSAWGDNYGNRVDRFLAGTAYLDGQRPSLIMARGYYTRSVIVAWDFRNGALTRRWTFDSNSAGSQYAGQGNHSLTIGDVDADGRDEILYGAMAVNDNGSALWNTGHGHGDAAHLGDLDPARSGLEYFKVSEDSSKPSSWFANARTGQIYWSTAAAGDNGRGVAGDIYAGSAGAESWSSAADGLRSPSGANVGRKPSSSNFLIWWDGDPVRELLDQTRIDKYGTSSDTRLLNGSGVASNNGTKANPALSADILGDWREEVIWRTSDSGALRIYSTPTQTSTRIHTLMHDPMYRVAIAWQNTAYNQPPHPSFFIGNGMSTAPAPSIYLR from the coding sequence ATGCGTATTTCGCGACATCGCACCACCCTGCTCGCCGCGACGACGGCGGCCGTCCTGACCGCGACCGGGGCGTTCACCGCAGTGGTCGCCTCGGCCGCCGCGGCCGGCTGTCGGGTCGACTACCAGGTGGCCAACGAGTGGCAGGGTGGCTTCGGCGCCAGTGTCACCCTCACCAACCTCGGAGACCCGGTCACCGGCTGGAGCCTGACCTGGACGTACGGCGCCGGCCAAACGGTCACCCAGGCGTGGAACGCCACGGTCGGCCAGAGCGGCAGTCAGGTCACGGCCACCAACGTCAGCTACAACGGCGCGCTCGCCACCAACGCCGGTGTCGCGTTCGGCTTCAACGGATCCTGGACCTCCAGCAACCCGGTGCCGACGAGCTTCGCGATGAACGGCACCACCTGCACCGGCTCGGTGGGCCCGACCGCCACCACGCCGGGCGGACCGACCACCACCCCGCCGGTCACCACACCCCCGCCGACCACCCCGCCGGTCACCACACCTCCGGTCACCACCCCGCCGCCGACGAACCCACCGGCCGGGGCCAAGCAGATGGAGGATCTCGACCGGGGCCTGGTCAGCGTCCGGTCCGGCAGCGCGAACCTGGTCTCCTGGCGGCTGCTCGGCACCGAGACCTCCGGCGTGTCGTTCAACCTCTACCGGGGCTCGACCCTGGTCAACTCGACCCCGATCACCGGCGCCACCAACTACCTCGACTCCGGGGCGGCCGCCGGCTCGGCGTACACCGTCAGGGCCGTGGTCAACGGGACCGAGCAGGCCGCGTCGGCACCGGCACTCCAGTTCGGCAGCGGCTACCTCGACGTCCGGTTGCAGGTGCCACCGGGCGGCAGCACGCCGTCCGGGGAGGCGTACACCTACTCGGCGAACGATGCCTCGGTCGGCGACCTGGACGGCGACGGCCGGTACGAGATCGTCGTCAAGTGGGACCCGTCCAACGCCAAGGACAACTCGCAGTCCGGGTACACCGGCAACGTCTACGTCGACGCGTACACCCTGACCGGCACCCGGCTGTGGCGGATCGACCTGGGCCGCAACATCCGGGCCGGCGCCCACTACACCCAGTTCCAGGTGTACGACTACGACGGCGACGGCCGCGCCGAGGTCGCGATGAAGACGGCCGACGGCAGCCGGTCCGGCACCGGTCAGCTGATCGGATCGTCCTCGGCCGACCATCGCAACTCCAGCGGCTACGTGCTCGCCGGGCCCGAGTTCCTGACCATGTTCGACGGTCAGACCGGCGCGGTGCTCTCGACGGTCAACTACGAGCCGGCCCGGGGCACCGTCTCGGCCTGGGGCGACAACTACGGCAACCGGGTGGACCGGTTCCTCGCCGGTACGGCCTACCTGGACGGGCAGCGGCCGTCGCTGATCATGGCCCGGGGCTACTACACCCGCAGCGTCATCGTCGCCTGGGACTTCCGCAACGGCGCGCTGACCCGGCGCTGGACCTTCGACTCCAACTCCGCCGGGTCGCAGTACGCCGGCCAGGGCAACCACTCGCTGACCATCGGCGACGTGGACGCCGACGGCCGGGACGAGATCCTGTACGGGGCGATGGCGGTCAACGACAACGGCTCGGCGCTGTGGAACACCGGCCACGGGCACGGCGACGCGGCCCACCTCGGCGACCTCGATCCGGCCCGTTCGGGGCTGGAGTACTTCAAGGTCAGCGAGGACTCCTCCAAGCCGTCGTCCTGGTTCGCCAACGCGCGTACCGGACAGATCTACTGGTCCACCGCCGCGGCCGGGGATAACGGCCGGGGCGTGGCCGGGGACATCTACGCCGGCAGCGCCGGGGCGGAGTCCTGGTCGTCGGCGGCCGACGGGCTGCGCAGCCCGTCCGGCGCGAACGTCGGCCGCAAGCCGTCGTCGAGCAACTTCCTGATCTGGTGGGACGGCGACCCGGTCCGGGAACTGTTGGACCAGACCCGGATCGACAAGTACGGCACCAGCTCCGACACCCGGCTGCTGAACGGCAGCGGGGTGGCGTCGAACAACGGCACCAAGGCCAACCCGGCGCTCTCGGCCGACATCCTGGGTGACTGGCGCGAAGAGGTGATCTGGCGGACCAGCGACAGCGGGGCGCTGCGGATCTACAGCACTCCGACCCAGACCAGTACCCGGATCCACACCCTGATGCACGACCCGATGTACCGAGTGGCGATCGCCTGGCAGAACACCGCCTACAACCAGCCGCCGCACCCGAGCTTCTTCATCGGAAACGGCATGTCCACGGCACCGGCGCCGTCGATCTACCTGAGGTAG
- a CDS encoding GNAT family N-acetyltransferase has product MRPTVTEIRQLEVGEFAAAGELGRLAFGSAPSAAPSAAPTTPPPLLSGLTRYGAFDSDGRLVGKAVDLHHEQWWAGRRLVAADVAGVAVLPEARGRGVARSLLQELLRGAHAREAAVSALYPTVTEPYRRSGWEVTGALRAVDLPTVALPRTRPAPDLSVRPGGPEDLPAVADLYDRIARHRCGLLTRRGGLFDRDEPPTALPDGMDGLTLVEQGGHLVGYASWERGRGYDQHAVLTVQDVLATTPEAARELVGVLASWHSVTPTVRLWPLAHDAIAAQLPLEHARQHEQRVWMHRPVDVVRAVAGRGWPERVRGHVEFSLTDDVAPWNSGNWRLEVDGGAAELHRISEQPPLTLSVRGFALLYTGAANAYAVAEAGLLHCPAGTDPSGLDLLGTGPRAELLDYF; this is encoded by the coding sequence ATGCGACCGACCGTTACCGAGATCCGGCAGCTCGAGGTCGGCGAGTTCGCGGCCGCCGGGGAGTTGGGGCGGCTGGCCTTCGGCTCCGCCCCGAGCGCCGCGCCGAGCGCCGCCCCGACCACCCCGCCGCCGCTGCTGTCCGGGCTGACCCGGTACGGCGCGTTCGACTCGGACGGGCGTCTGGTCGGCAAGGCCGTCGACCTGCACCACGAGCAGTGGTGGGCCGGCCGCCGGCTGGTCGCGGCGGACGTCGCGGGAGTCGCGGTGCTGCCCGAGGCGCGGGGGCGGGGCGTGGCCCGGTCGCTGCTCCAGGAACTACTGCGCGGCGCCCACGCCCGCGAAGCCGCGGTCAGCGCGCTGTACCCGACCGTGACCGAGCCGTACCGGCGCAGCGGCTGGGAGGTCACCGGCGCCCTGCGGGCCGTCGACCTGCCGACCGTGGCGCTGCCCCGAACCCGGCCGGCCCCCGACCTCTCGGTCCGGCCCGGCGGCCCCGAGGACCTGCCGGCGGTGGCCGACCTGTACGACCGGATCGCCCGCCACCGCTGCGGCCTGCTCACCCGCCGGGGTGGCCTGTTCGACCGGGACGAGCCGCCGACCGCGCTGCCGGACGGGATGGACGGGCTCACCCTGGTCGAGCAGGGCGGACACCTGGTCGGGTACGCGAGTTGGGAACGCGGCCGAGGGTACGACCAGCACGCCGTACTGACGGTGCAGGATGTGCTCGCCACCACGCCGGAGGCGGCCCGGGAACTCGTCGGCGTACTCGCGAGCTGGCACAGCGTCACGCCGACCGTACGGCTGTGGCCGCTGGCCCACGACGCGATCGCCGCACAGCTGCCACTGGAACATGCCCGACAGCACGAGCAACGGGTCTGGATGCACCGGCCGGTCGACGTGGTCCGGGCGGTAGCCGGTCGAGGCTGGCCGGAGCGAGTACGCGGCCACGTCGAGTTCAGCCTGACCGACGACGTCGCACCGTGGAACTCCGGCAACTGGCGGCTGGAGGTCGACGGTGGCGCGGCGGAACTGCACCGGATCTCCGAGCAGCCCCCGCTGACCCTCTCGGTACGCGGCTTCGCCCTCCTCTACACCGGCGCCGCCAACGCGTACGCGGTCGCCGAGGCCGGTCTGCTGCACTGTCCCGCCGGAACGGACCCGAGCGGGCTCGACCTGCTCGGCACCGGTCCCCGAGCCGAACTGCTCGACTACTTCTGA
- a CDS encoding hemerythrin domain-containing protein, with protein MVSTTGPDGRVLAFGNQLIEIHIWLREEFARLREDVDSYLDGGEPGVRANLAAALPAHCLAFCSALTRHHTGEDGGAFPALAEQFPALRPVLAELERDHRILTDILRQLTELLDGLGAEPEPDPDQAMRVRAELEGLEAVMETHFRYEEKKISEALNALAAPGRSTADLLGVPYPPPS; from the coding sequence ATGGTGTCAACCACCGGACCGGACGGCCGGGTTCTGGCGTTCGGCAATCAGTTGATCGAGATCCACATCTGGCTCCGCGAGGAGTTCGCCCGGCTCCGCGAGGACGTCGACTCCTATCTCGACGGCGGGGAGCCCGGCGTTCGCGCCAACCTGGCGGCGGCGTTGCCCGCGCACTGCCTGGCCTTCTGTTCGGCGTTGACCCGACACCACACCGGCGAGGACGGCGGGGCGTTTCCGGCGCTGGCGGAACAGTTTCCGGCGCTGCGCCCGGTGCTGGCGGAGCTTGAACGCGACCACCGGATCCTGACCGACATCCTGCGCCAGCTGACCGAACTCCTCGACGGCCTCGGTGCGGAACCGGAACCGGACCCGGATCAGGCGATGCGGGTACGCGCCGAGTTGGAGGGCCTGGAGGCGGTGATGGAGACGCACTTCCGGTACGAGGAGAAGAAGATCTCCGAAGCCCTCAACGCGCTGGCGGCTCCGGGTCGGAGCACGGCCGACCTGCTGGGAGTGCCGTACCCGCCGCCGTCGTGA
- a CDS encoding diacylglycerol/lipid kinase family protein: MRTKQELGEAIRRQRRAALVVNARSRRGRRLYAGVRSRLAAAGFTLLGTYPVDRPGELEVSLAAAAELGPDLLVVGGGDGTIGAAARLLAHRDIALGLLPLGTTNNFARTVGVPLDVDAAIATLAEGKVIDVDLGIAGGMPFANHVGIGLSAEVMLAAPPRLKRITGRLAYPATALALLPRHRPVSITVRADGQARKFLTHQLYVANGGFHAGRPITADANADDRLLVAYPVGGPARRDLLRDTARNAATGHRRTLGDEPFLATGELWVETDRPAPVEVDGEVCGKTPIQIGLDANALRVMAPIDTPDR, encoded by the coding sequence ATGCGGACGAAGCAGGAGCTGGGCGAGGCCATCCGGCGGCAGCGCCGGGCGGCGCTCGTCGTCAACGCCCGCTCCCGCCGAGGTCGCCGGCTCTACGCGGGAGTCCGGTCCCGGCTGGCGGCGGCCGGCTTCACCCTGCTGGGGACGTACCCGGTCGATCGGCCCGGTGAACTCGAGGTGAGCCTGGCGGCCGCCGCCGAGCTGGGTCCGGATCTGCTCGTCGTCGGTGGCGGGGACGGCACGATCGGCGCCGCCGCGCGGCTGCTCGCCCACCGCGACATCGCGCTCGGCCTGCTGCCGCTCGGCACCACCAACAACTTCGCCCGGACCGTCGGCGTTCCGCTCGACGTCGACGCGGCCATCGCCACCCTCGCCGAGGGCAAGGTGATCGACGTCGACCTCGGGATCGCGGGTGGGATGCCGTTCGCCAACCACGTCGGCATCGGCCTGTCCGCCGAGGTGATGCTCGCGGCGCCGCCACGACTCAAGCGGATCACCGGCCGGCTCGCGTACCCGGCCACCGCACTGGCGCTGCTGCCCCGGCACCGCCCGGTGAGCATCACCGTACGGGCCGACGGGCAGGCCCGGAAGTTCCTGACCCACCAGCTGTACGTCGCCAACGGCGGCTTCCACGCCGGCCGCCCGATCACGGCGGACGCGAACGCCGACGACCGGCTGCTGGTGGCGTACCCGGTCGGTGGCCCGGCGCGCCGGGACCTGCTCCGCGACACGGCCCGGAACGCGGCGACCGGCCACCGCCGCACCCTCGGCGACGAGCCGTTCCTCGCCACCGGCGAACTCTGGGTGGAAACCGATCGACCGGCGCCGGTGGAGGTCGACGGCGAGGTGTGTGGGAAGACCCCGATCCAGATCGGGCTTGACGCGAACGCGCTGCGGGTGATGGCCCCGATCGACACCCCGGACCGTTGA
- a CDS encoding NYN domain-containing protein, whose translation MDQEDRIALFLDYENLALGARDHLGGMAFDFRPIADALAERGRVIARRAYADWSYFDEDRRMLTRSHVELIEIPQRMGASRKNAADIKMAVDAVELAFERGYISTFVICTGDSDFTPLVHKLRELNKRVIGVGVENSTSALLPPACDEFLYYDRLEGVDVPAARGRRGRPARPAGPDPQQVEVEPEPEPQPAVEEPVRDVDALAVLVAQTVAGLQGSSGGAVTASTLKRTLLRKDPTFSESNYGFRAFGELLRYLAGRNVIELTEGPAKGDPEVSLPEHGDREEAFGLLRSVVVDLAGKEGAVALSGLKNQLRRARPDFSEKKLGYRTFLQFCKAAATSGAVQLRWSPESDDYLLTPNAS comes from the coding sequence GTGGATCAAGAAGACCGCATCGCCCTGTTCCTCGACTACGAGAACCTCGCGTTGGGGGCGCGCGACCACCTCGGCGGAATGGCGTTCGACTTCCGTCCGATCGCCGACGCCCTCGCCGAGCGGGGGCGGGTGATCGCGCGGCGGGCGTACGCGGACTGGTCGTACTTTGACGAGGACCGTCGGATGCTCACCCGGTCGCACGTGGAACTCATCGAGATACCCCAGCGGATGGGTGCCTCGCGGAAGAACGCCGCCGACATCAAGATGGCGGTCGACGCCGTGGAACTCGCCTTCGAACGCGGGTACATCTCGACGTTCGTGATCTGCACCGGTGACAGTGACTTCACGCCGCTGGTGCACAAGCTCCGCGAACTCAATAAGCGGGTCATCGGGGTCGGCGTCGAGAACTCCACCTCGGCACTGCTGCCGCCCGCCTGTGACGAGTTCCTGTACTACGACCGCCTCGAGGGCGTCGACGTCCCGGCGGCACGGGGTCGGCGGGGACGCCCGGCCCGGCCGGCCGGCCCGGACCCGCAGCAGGTGGAGGTGGAACCGGAACCGGAGCCGCAGCCGGCGGTCGAGGAACCCGTACGCGACGTCGACGCGCTCGCAGTCCTCGTGGCCCAGACCGTGGCCGGGCTCCAGGGCAGTTCCGGCGGTGCGGTGACCGCCTCCACGCTGAAGCGAACCCTGCTCAGGAAGGACCCGACGTTCAGCGAATCCAACTACGGATTCCGCGCCTTCGGGGAACTCCTGCGGTACCTCGCCGGGCGCAACGTGATCGAGTTGACCGAGGGCCCGGCCAAGGGCGACCCCGAGGTGTCGCTGCCCGAGCACGGCGATCGGGAGGAGGCGTTCGGGCTGCTTCGCTCCGTGGTGGTGGACCTGGCCGGCAAGGAGGGCGCGGTGGCGCTGTCCGGCCTCAAGAACCAACTTCGGCGGGCCCGACCCGATTTCAGCGAGAAGAAGCTCGGCTATCGCACCTTCCTCCAGTTCTGCAAGGCCGCCGCCACCAGTGGCGCGGTCCAGCTGCGCTGGAGCCCGGAAAGCGACGACTATCTGCTCACCCCGAACGCGTCGTGA
- a CDS encoding TetR/AcrR family transcriptional regulator, translating to MAADVPARSRPPATRRRGTELEQAILRAAADELVDGGYRDLTMDAVARRAGTNKNAIYRRWPSRAALSVAAYRQLVDSDLRPSDTGDLRNDVLDLLGRLNSDAASPRGKILHSLLASVADDPALLAELHEQTADANVGTWLTILGRAVARGEARPEALHPRVATVAINLLRNEYLTRGIKKVPDATIVEIVDEVYLPLVERRGLPPTRTRPAPRAQVIGYGPAPGVG from the coding sequence ATGGCTGCGGACGTGCCAGCACGGTCCCGGCCGCCCGCGACGAGGCGGCGGGGAACCGAGCTGGAGCAGGCGATCCTGCGTGCGGCGGCGGACGAACTCGTCGACGGCGGATACCGCGACCTGACCATGGACGCGGTCGCGCGGCGGGCCGGCACCAACAAGAACGCGATCTACCGCCGCTGGCCGAGCCGAGCGGCCCTCAGCGTCGCCGCCTATCGGCAACTCGTCGACTCCGACCTGCGGCCATCGGACACCGGCGACCTGCGCAACGATGTGCTGGACCTGCTGGGCCGGTTGAACAGCGACGCGGCCTCACCTCGGGGCAAGATCCTGCACAGCCTGCTGGCGAGCGTCGCCGATGATCCCGCGCTCCTGGCCGAACTGCACGAGCAGACCGCCGACGCCAACGTGGGTACCTGGCTGACCATCCTGGGCCGGGCCGTCGCCCGCGGCGAGGCTCGGCCCGAGGCACTGCACCCGCGAGTCGCCACCGTGGCGATCAACCTGCTCCGCAACGAGTACCTGACCCGGGGCATCAAGAAGGTCCCGGACGCCACCATCGTCGAAATCGTCGACGAGGTGTACCTGCCACTGGTGGAACGACGCGGGCTGCCCCCGACCAGGACGCGCCCGGCGCCGCGAGCCCAAGTCATCGGCTACGGCCCTGCGCCGGGCGTAGGCTGA
- a CDS encoding beta-galactosidase: MRWPGGLTGLCYGGDYNPEQWPPELWPADVELMRRARVNLVTVGVFAWSRLEPQPGRYDFEWLDRVLDLLYDGGIRVALATPTASPPPWFSLRHPEGLPVTADGVRLSHGSRDTYCVSAPAYRTAARKIASALAGRYGDHPALALWHVHNEYGTTCHCEHVAAAFRNWLRVRYVELDRLNEAWTGSFWSQYYSDWEQIRPPRATQYLGNPGQLLDFRRFLSDELLGAYVEQRDLLRAATPEVPVTTNYVLGGWVPVDHTRWSTEVDLVAIDHYPGEAGPGAEEQTAFAADLARCWGRRAVGGPSWLLMESAPNLVLTPGRMHAKEPGRMIRHSLAHVARGSRGAMFFQWRASRGGAELFHSALLPHAGPQTRAFEEAVALGATLDRLAEVDSGVVQAPVAIAWDAACWWGMQAVVLPSEQLDYLAEVSAAHRSLWRAGLGVDVVAPGDELSGYALLVLPALYLVSDAYARQVRDYVAAGGHLVVGYFSGIADEHGRVRLDGYPGAFRDLLGIRVEEFHPLDAAERLPLSDGTSTGRLWSETVRLTGAEPVLTYVGGVLDGRPAVTRHRYGDGVAWYVSTRLGDDAYRELLAGVAGAAGVGPTCPGAPDGVEAVRRRTAGESWLFLLNHTDVPQTVPASGVDLLTGVRAESVTLPAGGCAVLRER, from the coding sequence ATGCGCTGGCCGGGCGGCCTGACCGGGCTCTGCTACGGCGGTGACTACAACCCGGAGCAGTGGCCGCCGGAACTCTGGCCGGCCGACGTCGAGCTGATGCGCCGGGCCCGGGTCAACCTGGTCACGGTCGGGGTCTTCGCCTGGTCGCGCCTGGAACCGCAGCCCGGCCGGTACGACTTCGAGTGGCTGGACCGGGTGCTCGACCTGCTGTACGACGGCGGCATCCGGGTGGCGCTGGCCACCCCCACCGCGTCCCCGCCGCCGTGGTTCTCGCTGCGGCACCCGGAGGGGCTGCCGGTCACCGCCGACGGGGTCCGGCTGAGTCACGGCAGCCGGGACACCTACTGCGTCAGCGCCCCGGCGTACCGGACGGCGGCCCGGAAGATCGCGTCCGCGCTGGCCGGGCGGTACGGCGACCATCCGGCGCTCGCGCTCTGGCACGTGCACAACGAGTACGGCACGACGTGCCACTGTGAGCACGTCGCCGCCGCGTTCCGGAACTGGCTGCGAGTGCGCTATGTCGAGCTGGACCGGCTGAACGAGGCGTGGACCGGCAGCTTCTGGAGCCAGTACTACTCGGACTGGGAGCAGATCCGGCCGCCCCGGGCCACCCAGTACCTCGGCAACCCCGGCCAACTCCTGGACTTCCGCCGGTTCCTCTCCGACGAGCTCCTCGGGGCGTACGTCGAGCAGCGTGACCTGCTCCGCGCGGCCACCCCGGAGGTGCCGGTGACCACCAACTACGTACTCGGTGGATGGGTGCCGGTGGACCACACCCGGTGGTCGACGGAGGTGGACCTGGTGGCGATCGACCACTATCCGGGCGAGGCCGGACCGGGCGCGGAGGAGCAGACCGCGTTCGCCGCCGACCTGGCCCGGTGCTGGGGTCGACGGGCCGTCGGCGGGCCGAGCTGGCTGTTGATGGAGAGCGCGCCGAACCTGGTCCTCACGCCCGGCCGGATGCACGCCAAGGAGCCGGGACGGATGATCCGGCACAGCCTCGCGCACGTCGCACGGGGCTCCCGGGGGGCGATGTTCTTCCAGTGGCGGGCTTCGCGCGGCGGTGCGGAACTCTTCCACTCCGCACTGCTGCCGCACGCCGGCCCGCAGACCCGGGCGTTCGAGGAGGCGGTGGCGCTCGGCGCGACCCTCGACCGGTTGGCCGAGGTGGACAGCGGGGTGGTCCAGGCACCGGTGGCGATCGCCTGGGACGCGGCCTGCTGGTGGGGGATGCAGGCCGTCGTACTGCCGTCGGAGCAGCTCGACTACCTGGCCGAGGTGTCGGCGGCGCACCGGTCCCTGTGGCGGGCCGGCCTCGGCGTCGACGTGGTCGCCCCGGGCGACGAGCTTTCCGGGTACGCCCTGCTGGTGCTGCCGGCGCTCTACCTGGTCTCGGACGCGTACGCCCGGCAGGTGCGCGACTACGTGGCGGCCGGTGGACACCTGGTGGTCGGCTACTTCAGCGGGATCGCCGACGAACACGGTCGGGTACGCCTCGACGGCTACCCCGGTGCCTTCCGTGACCTGCTCGGGATCCGGGTCGAGGAGTTCCACCCGCTCGACGCCGCGGAGCGGCTGCCGCTCTCCGACGGCACCAGCACCGGCCGGCTCTGGTCCGAGACGGTACGCCTGACCGGCGCCGAGCCGGTGCTGACGTACGTCGGCGGGGTGCTCGACGGGCGGCCGGCGGTGACCCGACACCGGTACGGCGACGGCGTGGCCTGGTACGTCTCGACCCGGCTGGGCGACGACGCGTACCGCGAACTGCTGGCCGGTGTCGCCGGGGCGGCCGGCGTCGGGCCGACCTGTCCGGGGGCGCCGGACGGGGTGGAGGCGGTGCGCCGGCGTACCGCCGGGGAAAGCTGGCTGTTCCTGTTGAACCACACCGACGTCCCGCAGACCGTGCCGGCGTCCGGAGTGGACCTGCTGACCGGGGTACGCGCTGAGTCCGTCACGCTGCCGGCCGGTGGTTGTGCCGTGCTGCGGGAGCGGTGA